From one Culex quinquefasciatus strain JHB chromosome 3, VPISU_Cqui_1.0_pri_paternal, whole genome shotgun sequence genomic stretch:
- the LOC6040587 gene encoding ovochymase-2, translating to MNLCVLGVILWSVNAFQFALADDGSFSTENARFRCGIRKRFGVPLIYEGRTAELGQWPWHAALYHGEDYKCGGTLIDQHHVLTSAHCVIGKNKRVLDASFVSVQLGKNHLDEYHGQAQIMNVSRIHVHEQFVTNRNDIALLVLAGAVRYSELVIPICTEGIQRSRGEDLAGRRGWVAGFGETESLALSKELKTASMAIVNITECVHSDPELYGRFASAAVFCASDRNGTSVCRGDSGGGVYILEGDRWELRGITSFSGKNERGSCDVGRYVVFTNVAFFYEWIKRRTGRDGTSEVFPRRISEFKCREYGKFARKRQNGVCYNSRSPHTVAIVDRTQRHIASGSIISEKFVLTKAPSLLDIYISEVDRDDLWVRVGNQPDKKIVREIPHPGYDPETLRHQVLLLELSSALTFTKGMFPACLANPATENLYDTLLLNGYSGKSAVDYNFYESVDNWVISNEQCNATVRQTHRKYAISSMELCATDRYEGSTFFWSGIVGGPLQTVNTRSCMFTQIGVTNVLIPHDKSGSQRTVRFTNVYSRVTAYLDWIEQQVWGNETVPTELDPEDDSGVAPMDEDYDYED from the exons ATGAACCTCTGCGTACTCGGCGTAATTCTGTGGAGTGTCAACGCGTTCCAGTTCGCCTTAGCGGACGACGGAAGCTTTAGTACCGAGAACGCGCGATTCCGCTGCGGTATCCGGAAGCGTTTCGGTGTACCGTTGATCTACGAGGGTCGTACAGCCGAACTTGGGCAATGGCCGTGGCACGCAGCCTTGTATCACGGTGAGGACTACAAGTGCGGCGGAACGCTGATCGATCAGCACCACGTACTGACATCGGCCCACTGCGTCATTGGGAAGAACAAACGGGTTCTGGACGCCAGCTTTGTTTCGGTCCAGCTGGGAAAGAACCATCTGGACGAGTACCATGGGCAGGCGCAGATCATGAATGTCAGCAGGATTCACGTGCATGAACAGTTTGTAACGAATCGAAACGACATCGCGCTGCTGGTGCTGGCCGGTGCCGTTCGATACTCGGAGTTGGTGATCCCAATCTGCACCGAAGGTATCCAACGGTCCCGGGGTGAAGATCTGGCAGGGAGGCGTGGTTGGGTGGCTGGGTTTGGAGAGACGGAAAGTTTGGCGCTTTCCAAGGAGTTGAAGACCGCGTCGATGGCGATCGTGAACATCACGGAGTGCGTCCACAGTGATCCGGAGTTGTACGGTCGATTCGCTTCGGCAGCAGTTTTCTGTGCAAGCGATCGGAACG GCACCAGCGTGTGTCGAGGCGATAGCGGCGGTGGTGTGTACATTCTCGAAGGTGATCGTTGGGAGCTACGCGGGATTACGTCATTTTCCGGTAAGAACGAAAGAGGTAGCTGTGACGTTGGGAGGTACGTGGTGTTTACAAACGTAGCGTTCTTCTACGAGTGGATCAAGCGGAGAACCGGAAGGGACGGAACATCGGAAGTTTTTCCCAGGCGGATCAGTGAATTTA aGTGTCGAGAGTACGGCAAATTTGCTCGCAAACGTCAGAACGGTGTATGCTACAATTCGCGATCTCCTCATACGGTGGCTATCGTTGACCGAACCCAGCGTCACATCGCCAGTGGAAGTATTATCAGTGAGAAGTTCGTTCTGACAAAGGCTCCAAGCTTGCTCGA CATTTACATATCGGAAGTCGACAGGGACGATCTGTGGGTGCGCGTTGGCAATCAACCAGATAAGAAGATCGTCCGGGAGATTCCTCACCCGGGTTACGATCCGGAAACACTCCGTCACCAGGTGCTGCTGCTGGAACTGAGCTCTGCTTTGACATTTACGAAGGGAATGTTTCCGGCTTGCCTAGCCAACCCGGCTACCGAGAATCTGTACGATACACTGCTTCTGAATGGGTACAGTGGAAAAT CTGCCGTTGACTACAACTTTTACGAAAGTGTCGACAACTGGGTCATTTCCAACGAGCAGTGCAACGCAACGGTTAGGCAAACCCACCGTAAGTACGCCATCAGCAGTATGGAGCTGTGCGCCACCGATCGGTACGAGGGCAGCACCTTCTTCTGGAGCGGCATCGTTGGTGGGCCATTGCAGACGGTCAACACGCGCAGCTGTATGTTTACGCAGATTGGGGTGACGAACGTTTTGATACCGCACGATAAGAGCGGGTCGCAGCGGACTGTTCGCTTCACGAACGTGTACTCGCGGGTGACGGCGTACCTGGACTGGATCGAGCAACAGGTTTGGGGCAACGAAACGGTTCCGACCGAGTTGGACCCGGAGGACGACAGTGGGGTGGCGCCGATGGATGAGGATTACGATTATGAGGATTAA